The DNA sequence cagCACTTAAATTAATTTCAAAGATGCATTTTCCAattttgattgaaaaagaaaGGTTTGGGCAATGAGTAGCTATGAGCTACAGGTAAGTTATTTTCAACCTGTTTTTCAGttattatttgacagaaaacaagacaagaagaCAAGAAAGGCAACGTGACTACAGCTAGAAAAAATACGACACAAGTTCCCTACGGGATCAGGCAAAATGGGCACACAATGTCCAGAACAGGACGTACCAGGTTGGCAACACGGTCCGTTACTTTCCACGTGCGGATGTGTTTGCTGTACTGGGCACCAGCCAGGATACCACAGAAAACCTCCACCATCATTCCCAGACCGTAGCCTTTGTACCCTCCTGCAGGACAGCAACATAATCCAGATAAATGATGCAATAAATGCcctatttcccaaaaatatcgACAGTGCTTCTGTATATTTTCTACCGATGCCCTGAGATTTCCGCAAGTTCCCCTCTCTGGAATTAATAAAGGCTCATCTGATCTTAATTGTCATACTGCATTATCAcaacctggaaaaaaaactttgattcTTCAATTGTTAAGTGAAAAATCATCACACCACGTATTAATTTGTgcacaaaaaatgcacagattggTGAAGTGGAAGGAGAAAAACATTTAGGACTGAGAACCACTCAGTTAAAAATGAGCAGTTCAACTTCTTTTTTGGTTCCGTCCTGGAACTTTTAATGAGTAACAGGTTGGTGAATTagtaaaagtgaaaattttGCACTGAGTGTCGTTTTTTCAATGGGACTCTGCctgattgattaaaaaaaaaaaaaaaaaagcatacactaccattcaaaagtttggggtcacttagaaatatctttatttttttaaagaaaatattttttttcaatgaagataacattaaatgaatcagaaattcattctagacattgttaatgtggtaaatgactattctagctggaaacgacagatttttaatggaatatctccataggggtacagaggaacatttccagcaaccatcactcctgtgttctaatgctacattgtgttagctaattgtgctgaaaggctaattgatgattagaaaacccttgtgcaattatgttagcacatgaataaaagtgtgggttttcatggaaaacatgaaattgcctggatgaccccaaacttttgaattgtAGTACACATGCTGAGATAGTGGAGCAAGAGGATGATTTTAACATATGAAATCAGAATGTGAGCAGAATCTCAaactgaaactgtaaaactgaagGGGACAAGTTCAATGTTATATGACAATGACATGctaacagaataaaaacagagtCTCCTCTTCCCTGAGCTAACAGTTTAATATTACCTGTGTCTTCATTGCCACCAATGGGTACAAGTCCTCCTCCAGTCAGGACTTTCTTGGGGTCTGTTGTCAGTTTTCCCTGAGGGTCACAGCCCCAGCCCTCAGGAATGGGGTCTTTACGGCGCTCATGGAGCTCGATCTGTGCACATCACATAAAGTCAGAGAGTAAAAGACTTGACTTactgtattatttaaaaaaaaaaaaaaaaaaaactgtcattcaGTAGGATACACTATGTCTTAGAACAGTCTTTGTGTGATAGTGTTCGACTTACACTCTTTCAGCTGTTAGGAATGTGATGCCCTTATTTGAATCCATTCAGAGGTTATATGATATAGTATATATACTACAAACGCAAAATAATCTTGGCCTTACCTTTCCGAGTGCTACTGCTGATGTTGCCATGTCTAGAACAAAGCTGTCTCCATCGTTAGCAGGAGCTGCCACACTGATGGGGTTGGTGCCCAAAGTGCACTGCAGACAGAAGTCCACAGCGTCAGGAGGAGAAAGATTCTTACATACAATATTCTTGTTCAGTTCTTTCAGCAACATGTTGGATCAGTGCACAGTCATTCATTCAGCTTGTCATTCATGCAGACATTTATACTAAATCCTTTGTGTAAACACAAGACCTAGCGTCACACGTGGCATGCTGTGCAGCTTATTCTGCTGAATAAATAAGGCGTTTACCTCTTTACCACGAGTGGGAACCACCAGTGGGGATGTGTTGGTAAATGCCATGCCCTGTAGGGAGTCAGATCATTATTaggaggaaaatgagaaaaaaattcagcacaTTCACTTCCATTTGTTGTTACTATTagcaaataaaataactgttttGAGTCAACACTTTCTGGAAAAAAGCTCcactgaaactgaaatgaaCATCAAAGAGAAGATAAATGTTTCACTCACaatcatgtttttcttcaggGCCTGCATCGCATAGTATCCAGCAATACCATAATGGTTGGAacctgaaagacagaaaagcgCCATAGAAAGGCATTGTCTGATTCATCAAATTTGTGTATTGTTTCTCCACTATAGTAAAAGTAATTACTAGTATGAAGTAATTGGAAATGTTGTTGCTAAAACCTGGGTGGTCAGCACTTGTTCATAAAGGAAATTGAATTCATTCTTAACCTTTAATTATGTGCAACTCACTGAAAGTTTCTACAGTTATTTGTAATACAGTGGTTctagctcctcctcctccacacctAATTTCCTGTTACATGAGTCAAACTCTCAGTTAATATTCAAAAACACGCAAAATAATCCCTTTGGATCCAAGACAGGCCTCTGCATGTCAATGTGAAACATCAGTTCATAAGAAATGCATAAATACGTTTAACCATTTCAGCTTCTTTGAGCTGAGCCAGTGCAGCAATTACAGCCAAGGTTTAAAAACATTCACCTAGAATTACATAAAGTGCATTATGATGTTAGAATATACAGTCAGTCCAGTAGTACAGAAGTTGCACACACATTTTGTTAGGCATCATTACTCTACCTACATGACATGACCTGTGTCTCAGATACTGTGCTACAAAGGCAAAGGTTCAGTTCAGGATTACAGCGTCTCATTTTTcctttggggttcagagaatAACAGGACTCACCGTGTGCTACCACCCAGCCAATGCCGACTTCTTTGGCCTTCTTTATGGCCAGATTCATGCAGAAGTTTCCCACCACTGGGCCCAACAGGTTCTTCCCATCCACCAGTGCTGTGGCTGCGCTCTCCTTCTCCACCACCGGCTCACCATCCTTTGCACAGATTCCTGACCGGATGTCCTTCACATACATATCTGCCCAAAAATATAGAGGCAGCATGTACAAATGGCACCCGTGAGAGTTTAGTTTGGATACATCTTTGAAGGGCCATCCTCAGTGTTGCAGCGTGCAGAGGAATGCACAACATAAGCCTCTAAGTGTCAAAATTTGAACGTCATTCTGCACAGCCGAAGTCAAACGTTCAAAAGAATTAGCATTACTCCAAAACCAGATAAAATTATAAACTTCCAGCATCCCACTGACCCATCCTGTTGAGTCCGTGGCTGTAGTGGCCTCTGTGGTCTCCTTCCACCAACACCTCGGCCAGACTGTGGGCATGATGAGGTTTGGTGCCCACCGCCACCATACACCTCTCAATGAAGGCCTGCACCTCCGCCTGGCTGATCAGACATCTGTAGAGGAAAAGCAGATGTTAAATCACCAATATTTTAAAGAGTACAAATGACAATGATGATGTAGCTGTTGCTGCTGGTTTACATAAAGGAAACATGAAAATCttattttcacatctttttaaaggttagGTTTCATTGTAAAATAGATTTCTGGAACACATCAAATCTTGATGATGACCGCCATTTGTAAAATGGTGCCAATCATAAGATTTTGAaaattctggttattttgtaAGGTTTAAATCCATGTCACCAACTTGGAGAGAATCACAAAAAGCAGTCAAGAAAGTGAGAAAAGATTTTTCTAAAACTTCAACCCATAAAACTATCAGCAAACAATAcactttaataataataatatgaaaagGTGGACTTTCCTTAGCTTAGTGATTTTCAAGAATAGTCCTCAGACAAGGTTGCTGTCCAGTGAAATAACGAATTGCTTTGGCTTGAAAATAAACTCTACTTACAATTTTCTATATTTAGAAGAAtatatatttactgtatatatactgtatatagagAAACATGCCATAGTTGCAGTGCAGTGACGCATTTAAAGGTAAATGtcattgtttgttttagctGGTTAATGAGTATAACAATGTGTTGTACGCTCACTTTTAATCTCTAAAGTCAATATTCTTTTGACCTTTTGAATGTTCAGGTCCAATGTTACTGTGGCAATCAGGCTGATGTTCTCTCTCTCCCATAGAAATGTTGGTTTCAGGGTCAGAGAATTTAAGCAAATATGAACAAAACAGTTACGTCCAACACCAAAGTCCCATTTTTGCTCCAATTTTTGTAGGATTTGACCGAATGGACGGCTCCACcagaatttaaagtttgaagttCATCTTTGAATACACTGCTCAAGCTGTAACCCTATAGATGATGCAGGCCAGTGCAGCAAAGCTCTGCTGGGATGACGTCAAATTGTTACTGCAGTTTGAACTTGGCAGGAAAATCCTGATAGCACAACCACTGTAAACAAACCTGCAAATTTCACTTGACCTATTACCCAGTAAACCAGAGTGGAGTAATCAGGGCAATGATCGATCAAAATGATAAGAATGATTATTTTGCATCTAAAATGGGATGAAAACTTTATCAGTACAGTCCCTTGGCAGAAGAGATCAAAACCAAATCTCTGCTCCAGAAAGATGTCGAACAGATTTGCAGACTAATGATGACACAATCTttgaaaatcaaatatttttcccAACTGTTTTTTAGTGTGACACTTCACTGGGAAAAAACAAGGACAACTAATGAGGAGCAGACAAGTCTCCTGGTGTTTAATGTTGAACATTATGTTCTAtttcttctcttcctttcttattttcttcttctgcttctatTGGTTTGGTACATTTTTGCTTTCTGGCACTCAGTGGTTCGAGAAGGACAGCCAGAAGTCATGAATTTTGGAACGCACAGTAATTGTGTCCAGATTTGGGCAGCTGGGAAGTTATGTGACTGGATGTTTTTCCGATCCTCAACAAAACAACTCTGTTCTGTTTTGCGCAACACAAAGAACTGATGGAAGttatcatgttttccattacatAGAACTGCATCTGTGTATTGGATGATGGTGACACATCATATCATATTCTCATTCTTCACCCACATTTATATTTGAGATTTCAAGATTTCCAGCATTAAGGTACATCCTCACTGTGTTGAGATGAATTTGTGAAATGTCTGTCAACAAATAAGTtgcaactgaaaacacaaatgtcCTTGTAAAGTTCCCCACTATTGATACCACTTAGTATCAGCTAGtctagcttagcagaaagactAGAAACACGGGGAATGGATAGCCAGTATCACCTCAAAACTTGCTAATCAACACTCTCTTATTTTTTCTGGTGAATCCATAAGTGTGGATTTCATGGTGCAGCATAAGGGCTACATCCCTCTCAAAACTGACATCATGTGCATCTGTGCCCCCAGTAAAAATGATATCAATGTGAAGTTACtcaataatgcaaaaatgtctCCTCTAGGTCTTTTTTTCTTAAGTGTTGAGGCTTTTTATACCCTGAATATAACAACACGATGATGAATTCTGAGCTCATACACAGTGCTGTGATCTTAAAAAGCCTCAAACCAAACAACTTGTGATTTTGACTGTCATGTCTTGTGCATAGTCTCAAGCTTTTGAAGCCTAAGGACGTTTGCCAGAATTTTTCGGAGGTTTTTTGATCAATGTTTTAATCAGTTATGGCTAAACTGAGATGTGCATGATTCCTGAAAAACCACCCCAAAACACAGATATATGTATGGCGTGTTGTGAACGTGCAAATAGCTTTGAATATGAGCAGAATCTGGCTGAAACACACAAGCTATAAAAGTTCGGTGGTTCCTTCTCATGTAATGATTATTTAATGTATCACTGACACAAACTGATGCCACATGCACATTTAAAGGCGTTACTTCACCAAGCAAATGAACGAAAGAGTACAGAAGAGCAACTCAGATGTGTGTTGACTCAAAGGGAAAAAGACTGGATGAGAAAAGTTGATCTACACAACAATAAATATTTGAGAGCAATACAGAATGCCTGGGAGTCTCACTGTATTACATTAgtgtttatttaaaactgtCACCTGGTggctgaattttgtgtttttctttacataaaCAAATACTTTTTTGTCACAAACTGGTGCACAGATATTC is a window from the Amphiprion ocellaris isolate individual 3 ecotype Okinawa chromosome 3, ASM2253959v1, whole genome shotgun sequence genome containing:
- the LOC111581652 gene encoding uncharacterized oxidoreductase YjmC-like, whose product is MSRCLISQAEVQAFIERCMVAVGTKPHHAHSLAEVLVEGDHRGHYSHGLNRMDMYVKDIRSGICAKDGEPVVEKESAATALVDGKNLLGPVVGNFCMNLAIKKAKEVGIGWVVAHGSNHYGIAGYYAMQALKKNMIGMAFTNTSPLVVPTRGKECTLGTNPISVAAPANDGDSFVLDMATSAVALGKIELHERRKDPIPEGWGCDPQGKLTTDPKKVLTGGGLVPIGGNEDTGGYKGYGLGMMVEVFCGILAGAQYSKHIRTWKVTDRVANLGQCFVAINPEMFAPGFSDRMSDLLSIQRSMEPADPNLPVLAAGDTERMNMKKCEELGGISYHINVVNYMNDCAKNVGVSKLLPCDRLLSS